The window AAAATTACTCCTACCAAGCAGCCGCACTTGTTTTGACAAGGTGTAACGAAGTTCAGCTTTAAAGGCGTAAGTACCAGAGAGCTGCCTGTCACTGAATTACACTGACGTGAGCCTCTCTTACTGGGCAAGAGCGTTAAGATTGTTCTTTTGTTTTGGCAGAATATCGTCTCTAATCTTACCCCAGGCAGATAATGTACTGCCGATTCCTATGTAAACTTCCGATGAATACTTCTGAATTTAGAAATAGTGTAGGCTTAAAACTGTAAATGGATGTAACAAAAACAGCAATCAGGGACAAGAATCCGGAAATGCGAAACAAAACTTAAGTTGATGCGTCCGTAGTGCTATACATGTTGCTTGAGTTTGAATGAGTCCAAGAATTCTTGTATTGCCTTTGTTTAGCAAGCGAATAAGGAAATCTACCATGAATCTAATCCGTGAAATTGCCCAACAAGCACTGACAACCGGCTATCTGACGGTAGAAGCCGAAAACCAACTACGCCAGCTTCTAGCTAAGAAGTATGAGTGGGAAGACTTTAGAGCGTTTATCAGATTACAACAGGAGGCGATGGAAGGCCGAGTGAGGCAAGAGTCTCGTGAACTTTTATACTCTGGAGAGCTTTCGGGTGACGGTGTCAATCAAGAAGTTGCGCTTGCTTCTTAAGGTAAAATCTGTGTTAATCAGCCCTTTAGGGCAATGGCGATCCAGAAGTGTGCTGCTGCGACCGTAGAGTCAATCAAGTTAATCTTCCATACATATCTGTCTGTTTGATGTTCTGTCTTAGATGAACCTACCTAAGAAGCCATAACTTGGAGCTATCCCTTGAGTAGCACGCCCTCCGTTTTGCTGGTATCGTTCGCGTCACGTCTCCAAGAGAAAGAAATGGCTTCTTGCCCATGAGGTAGGTGATTGGCTTGCCGCCGCGATTGCACAATAGCCACGTTGATTTTATTTATTCCAGAACAGATGGCACCGAATTAAACGACCACACTAATATACAAATTACATCGAGAACACAGTCTGTAGATGTGGGTCACAGGAGAATATGATGATTAAAGTTACAGTGGAGAAAAGCTCCCTAAACTCCAGTGGTCGATCTTTCTATCCTGATCAAGACGTTTGTTGCGGTGTTTGTCCTCGTTGATGCTTTGGGCAATGTCCCGATTTTATTGGTTCTGACGAAGGGCATGGAACCTGAGGAAAGACACAATGTAGTCGATCGAGCCATGACGATAGCGACATCGGTTCTGCTAGCCTTTGCCTTTGCAGGTCAATGGGTTTTGAAGTATTTAGATATCAGTATGGGGTCTTTGCGAGTAGCTGGGGGGCTACTCTTACTGATCATTGCTTTACGGATGTTAGAGGGAGAAATGGATACACCGATGGTTGAACAGGGACGTGATGTTGCCATTACTCCATTGGCTTTGCCTTTGTTAGCCGGACCTGGAACACTCACCACTGTCATGCTATTGATGTCTGAATCGCCTACAGCTCATTTGAGTGTAGTGATTGGTATTGTTGCTGCTATGCTGGTAAGCTGGCTAATTGTACGTTTGGCCGGTCGAATTGATGCTTGGATTGGCCCAGAAGGTGCGTTGATTATTATTAAACTTCTAGGTTTTCTGTTGGCAGCCTTGGCAGTGGAAATCGGCAGTGCTGGAATTCGTGAACTTTTTCTGAGCTGAAAATGAATTACCCGAAAAATAACTAAGATACCCAGATTTGCTATTAAGACTCTGGATATCCTAGTGAAGCTATAATCCTACAAGCCTTATCAGATATGGATTTGCTAAAAGCCCGTGACGAGGATTGAACTCGTGACCTCACCCTTACCAAGGGTGTGCTCTACCACTGAGCTACACGGGCGTTGGAGAAGTAAAAGGTAAGAGAAAAACTTTATTTGTTTTCTTTTTTCCTTTTACTTGTGTGGGAGTGGGCCGGGCTGGATTTGAACCAGCGTAGGCGTAGCCAGCGGATTTACAGTCCGCCCCCATTAACCACTCGGGCACCGACCCATTTTCGCCCACGAATATTGATAATAGCACAAGTCTTGTCGAATACCAAGAATTTTTTTTGAATCCAGAATTTTCGTCAGCTTTGCCTCCCAAGAGGCAGTCAGGAGAACTTTTAGGGGCGACCCTAGATAGAATCCCACATCACAGCGTCGCTTTCCGTGGGCGTGTCACATTAAGTTAATTGATTGACAGCCGCGATAACTTGCTGGGAAATAAAGGGAAGAATGGCTCGATTTTTGCTGTGAGCTTTGCCTTCAGTAAAGACGACTAACAGGTAGGGACTTAGGGAAGGAATCTCAATATAGGCGGCGTCGTGGCGTACCTGAGAAGTCCAACCGGCTTTAGACCAAAGTTGAGCGTCTTGGGGAAGGGCTTCACCCAAAAATCCTGTAACTTGATTTTCTTCGTCTGGCGCTAAATTACCTGAGTTGAGGTTACGTTGCATTAAACTCATCATGGCCTGCGATCGCACAGAAGAAACCGCCACCCCCCCAATAATGCTGTGCAATAGCCGCGCCGTAGCCTCAGTCGTCAGCATATTGCGATTTTCCATCATTTCTCCCAAAAACGCCCGTTCCCGCCCATAGGAGCCATCTCCCCAGGTTTTTTGGTTCACATTGATCGATTCCAGTTCTTGCCACCCTAGAGATTGAAAGTAACGATTGACAATATTGCGCTGGAACTTCCAGGTTTCAAAGGGACCATTGGGCAACTCTGGGCCGCTGGTGGTGCCGCTCAAGATATCAACGACTAAGCTTGTGGCATCATTACTGGAATCAACAATCATATCCCGCATAGCTCTGTCCAACTCAGTCGAGGGGGGAGTCATGCCGCTTTCTAACCATTCCGCGATCGCAACCAAGTAGAAGAGTTTTACCACACTGGCGGGGTAAATTCGCTCCACACCTCGATAGCTAAAACCTCGGACTTGGTGTTTCCAGAATTCCTCTGCTGAAAGGGCACCCCCCGTATTGACAGGCACGGGTGGGTCGTAGACAATCCAAGTCAGCGCAAGTTGATGGCGAGCAAGTCCTGGAAACTCAGCCCAAGTGGCTTCAAGGATTTCAGTACCGAGTTTTTCTAGTGGTTCGTCTTTCCGGAAAAAGGTCATTAGTGGCAGTTGAGTGATTAGAAATGGTGTTTAGACTTTGGAATTTTGCCGTTTAAGGTTAAAGTCTTTCCCAGATTACTGCTTATCTATCACGAATAACTCAAATGACTCATGACTCCTCGTATCAAGCTGATGAGTACTGCTGCCTTGTTAATCTAAACCTGTATGATTCTCCTAGCTGCCAGGGTTTGGCAACCCAGGCGGCTGTAGGGCGTCACTTGCAGATTGTGTCAAAAAATTCTGTCGAGGAGGCGTTAGAGGTGCGTTTGTGTGAAGATGGCTATTGTGCTTGGTTGCCCGTGCAGGAGTTTGCTGGACTGGAGCAGGCGCAAACGAGGTATCGTGCGATCGCACTTTCTCCAGAGCAAATTCAAGAACGTATTCCCGCTATTATTGCCTTTACAAAAGCGGCGATGCAACAACCGAACTACTACCTCTGGGGCGGTACGGTAGGGCCAAATTACGATTGTTCGGGATTGATCCAGGCGGCATTTGCGGCATCGGGAATTTGGCTACCCAGAGACTCTTATCAGCAAGCTGATTTTACCCATGAAATTGAGTTTAAAGAACTGCGTACAGGGGATTTGGTTTTCTTCGCCAAAGCTGAGCGAGTGAGTCATGTGGGATTACATTTAGGTGATGGATATTACATCCATAGTTCGGGTCAAGAAACAGGACGCAATGGGATTGCTGTTGACTGCCTATCAGAAGACGGAGATGAGATAGCGCGATCGTATTTTCGGCAGTTTTTTAAGGCGGGGAGAGTGGTTGCTAGTTATCAGAATAGGGATTAGGTTTTTCTGGTTCTTCTTTCTATTTTTCGTCAGGCATCAACGGAGGAACTACCGATGAGCGTTACTATTCCCATTCGTGCTATTGAACTGACTCCGGGTAGCATGATTAGCATTCATAACCTTTCTTGGCAGGATTTTGAACAACTTCTTGCTGAACTGGGAGAACAGCACAACACCCGCCTAGCGTATTACCGAGGAACTCTTGAAATTATGTCTCCTCTGGCATTACATGTTAGCGAAGCTTGGCCGAAGGGCATAAGACCTCATCGAATTATTGCTGATCTTGTCAAAGCTATCTTGGATTTCCAAGGGCGAGATTGGGAAGATTTTGGTTCAACGACTTTGAAGCAACCCGAAGTTGCCGGAGTTGAACCTGATACCTGCTTTTACATCCAGAATGCCGGTCGTGTTCGAGGCTGTACCGACATGGATTTGGCGGTTTATCCACCCCCCGATCTTGCCATCGAGTCTGATGTCACTTCAAAGACTACTCTGGATGCTTATGAAAGTTTGCGTGTTCCGGAAGTGTGGATTTATCGGAATCGCCAACTCAAGATTTACATCCTTCAGAAGGGTGACTACACTGAATCATCCGTCAGCCACATTTTTCCCAAGCTGCCCATCATCCAAATGATTCCCCAATTGGTGCAAAAAGCAATTGATGAGGGAACCAGTCGGATGCTGCGCGAACTGAAAATACAACTAGATGAATGAAAAGCTCCACAAACCAGGTTAGTTAACCAAGGCTTCTACATTCTGTCGGAAAGCCATTAAGGCTTGTTTCCCCGGATAGTCTTTTATAGACAAAAAGATAGCATCAGATACTTCTTGTGAGACTATGGCCTTGATTTCAATATTGGTATTGTAGCCTGCCATATCTCCCATGCGTTTGCCGTGGCTACCTTCACCTTGTACTTGATTAACGGTATAGCCGCTTACGCTATAGCTTTTCAACAACTGGACAAGAGCATCTTTTAGTACTGTTTCAGCAATAACAGTGAGTAGGACGGCGGATTGAACTGGGGCGGCTTCAGAGGGCATGGGGAACTCCACAGAATAGGTTTGGGGTTATCGAGGTAGTTGAGAGGGGTTTGCTGCCAAAATGGTATTGTCAACGCGTCCTTGAGTTCATCATACCTACGGCAGCGTAAATTGAACCTCAATCGCAGAATCTTCAGACATCAATTCCAGCCCATAATTCAGAAATAGGGAATGTTGGTCCTGCTTTTACTTGGCGCAGGGAATCTTTCAAATCTGCCAGAATTTGCTCGTTAGGTTCCGCTTCATCTACTTGCCTAAGCTCGTCTGTAAGAGCCTGCCACGATTTCAGAAGTTCTTCCCAAACCTCTAGAGGGACTAATACGCTTATCGTTTTACCCTGAGCATTAGTAACGTATTCCACTAGTTCACGAACGTCCGAGAGCGTCATTTCGCTATCCCTATTGCTACTCCGAATATGATAGCAACCGCAGTTTGTAAGCTGATGTGCATAAAACATCGCTCTTCTCAATCTCCCCGACTGGTGGTTGTCCGGTTGTGCGGTACGGAATACGGTTTGGCTTTGGCGATTGCCGGCGAGGCAATGATCGGTTGTGAGTTGCTAGGTGAATTTCCACATTGGAATTGCCGCTAGCGGTGGAATTAAAAGAAAGCCTATTCCTGTGCTGATGTTTGGGTGCTTCTTGATGAACTGTGTCGCTTTACTGAGCGTTGAGTGTTTCTCAACAGAATCTTTAGGTTGGGTTGACATTCCGTAGATTAGGCAATTTTCCTGTATCCACGATACATAATCTTCCCAAGCTCTGTACGTTCTACAAGGTTGGAGCAGAGCGATCGCACTTTCTTCCCTACGCTACTCCTCATCCTCGCCTGACTCATACATGTAGAACATGACAAATTCCTCAGCAGCAGCCGGATCGAGTTTCTGAAGTCCCCGCTTAATCTCAACTGCCGCCTCCGCTGAAGGATCTCTACTCTCGCTGACCCAACGACTTACGTTCGTGGGGTTGATTCCCATTGCGATCGCTAGTTGGTTTTGGCTAATGCCGTAAGTTTTCAACACCTGCCTGAGTGCTTTGCCTGCTTTTCCCATGCCTCAGATTCTGTCAGTATTACAACAGAGCGATCGCCCCATTAATTTCCCTCTTGAGGAGGGTTCTTCTCCATAGCTGCAACCAGTTCATCAATTTCCCTCTTGAGGAGGGTTCTTCTCCATAGCTGCAACCAGTTGATCAAGACTGCATTGAAGAATTTCCATCAGACGCTTAGTTTGAGTAAAGCTGAGGCGTGGCTCATCTTCCCCTATTGAAGATTGCTTTCCCGTTGCGGCAATCAGTTCATCAAGAGAGCATTGCAACCCATCCACCAGGTTTTTAGTCTGAATCAAGGTCAAATATGGCTCGTGTTCTCCTCTCTCCCAAGCGCTAACAGTCTTCACCGTCACGTCAAGAATATCAGCTAGCTTTCGCTGTGTCAGATTAGCACGCTGTCTTAGCTGTGCCAGCGTCAGTTGCTCATGCTTATTTTTTGATTGATCATCTTTATTTTTTACCATGCCCAGCTTATATGTTGCAGTTGAGCGATCGCACTTTCTTCCCCTATCCCTACTCCTCATTCTCAATCGACTCACCCAGATAAAGGCTAATAAACTCCTCAGCGGCAGATGGTTCGATTTTCCTTAAAGCTGCAACGATATCAGCAATGGTGTCACCCGTTGGGTCTATCTGTTCGTGATACCAGCGACCAACATTTGAGCGTCTAGTTTCCATTACTACTGCCAACCTATTTTGCGTAATTCCGTAGGTTTCTAAAACCTGCTTAAGGGCTTTGCCTACTTTTCCCATGCCCCTCTTCGCGAAGCGTGTCCCAAGGACATCGTGTCAGAGGCTGATGACTCCGTAAATGTCTCGTTTATGGAGACATGATGTAGACTTACAATGTCTCCATATGTGAGACATTCTTGTTAAGTAGAAACCATTACCCATGAAAAAATCCAAAGCGACGGAAGCACTCCGAGTCGCCGCAGAAATTGCTGCCATCAAAACAGCACTCCACAAACGCGGCTACCGACTTCGCAAACAACCCAAACAACCCGTCTGGAAAGTCATCATCACCCCCGAAATCTTCTACACGCTGACTTATCAACCAGCACCGATCAGCGCTTGGGTACTTCACCCGCAAGACAACGACACCCGACGCCACACACTTGAAAGCATCATTCAAAGCACCCTAAAAAAGCAACCTGCAAACCCGATTGGGAGGGCGTCATGACTTACTTAGAACGACTCAATCCCTGGTGTATCGTCCGCCCCTTCCCCAATATGCGAACCCTCATCGTCGGACGCTTTCGCCGTCGAGTAGATGCAGAAGGACACCTGCGAATTCTCAAGCAAATGATGCCAACCGTTCCCTTTGAAGTTGTTTTTGACGTAATGCCAGATGAGCTAGAAACCTGTGCCCTCAAGTCACCGGAGTAACCTCCTCACTAAAGCTCCGGCTCAATCCCCCCGAAAACGGCCGGGCTGATTCCTTCTTGTCCAAACTGCGAGGGACTTAAGTCCCTCGCTCATAGCCCAAGTCGTCTGAAGACGACTCAAAGAGGGATTGATAGTCCTCTTTATAGGACTTTCGCTATGAGACAGGGGTTTTAACCCCTGGCAGACTGCGCCACTCCCCTCGCTAACCGCAGCTTTAGTGAGGGGAGGGGTTCTTCCCAGATTCAAACCAGACTGCACCGACTCCACAACAACCATGAACGTCCTGCGCCACCACCGACTTGTCGAAATTCACGCACAACAACAAGCGTACTTACATCGTCACTCATCTAGATAACTTTTTCTTTTCCACGTCAGTCATTTGTAATAGAGTCTGTAAGATCAGACCCTCACTCACTTAAACCCTGGCGCGAATTTTTCTATCAAGTATGAACCCTTCATTGTTACCTCAAACCACTCAATCCCCTATAGATTCTGCCTTCAACCCTCTCCCGGATGTCTCCGTCGTTGTGCCAATCTACAATGAGGTGGAGAGTTTGCCTCACCTGATTGAGGCGATCGCATCCGCACTTAGCCCCACAGCACTCAACTACGAACTCATCTGTGTGGATGATGGCTCTAAAGATGGCTCAGCTGAACTGCTTAAACAACTAGCCCTAACCCATCCTCATTTACGTGCTGTCATTCTACGTCGCAACTACGGTCAAACCGCAGCCATGGCAGCCGGGTTTAAACATGCACGAGGTCGCACCCTTGTTACCTTAGATGGTGACTTGCAAAATGACCCGGCTGACATCCCCATGCTCATTGCCAAGCTAGACGAAGGCTATGACTTAGTCACCGGCTGGCGCAAGAATCGCCAGGATGCAGCCTTAACTCGATTACTACCGTCCAAAATTGCCAACTGGCTGATTCGACAAATTACTGGGGTACATGTTCAAGACTACGGCTGTTCTCTCAAAGCCTACCGTGCAGAACTCATCGCCGATATGAACCTCTACGGTGAGTTGCACCGATTCTTACCCGCCTTGGCGTTTATCGAAGGAGCAAGAATTACCGAGTTACCCGTGCGCCACCATGCTCGCCGTCACGGTAGCAGTAAATATGGATTAGGGCGTACCTTCCGGGTGGTACTGGATTTATTCACAATTTATTTTATGAAAAAATTCCTGACGCGACCCATGCATGTTTTTGGGTTATTAGGAATTATTTCAACAATGTCAGGGATCGGTTTAGGCGTGTATCTCACTATTCTCAAGCTGGGTTTTGGTGAAGACATTGGCAATCGACCCTTACTCATTTTGGCAGTCGTTTTGCTCTTAACCGGTATCCAACTGTTTTGCTTTGGTCTGTTGGGTGAGCTATTAATGCGAACTTATCACGAATCTCAAGGAAGACCAATCTATCGGGTGAGGGAAGTGGTTGAGTCTAATGTTACAAAATATAAAGAGGGAGAATAAACCCGCTTGAAGTTTGCGGGAAAACCAGGTGTGTGAAAATTTTTAGTACCCTTGAACCGCAAGCCCGAAAAAATTTAGTCTTTTTATTTGTTGCTGGTCTCCTGTTTTGGGCGAGTTTGGCTAGTTTACTGCCGACACTGCCCCTTTATGTGGAAGATGTAGGCGGTACAAAGCAGCAAATTGGTGTGGTGATCGGTGCGTTTGCGATCGGGCTACTGCTGTTTCGTCCGTGGTTGGGCAAGTTATCGGATCGCCGCAGTCGCAAGCTAGTGCTGCTGATTGGTTATGTGGTAGTTGCTATCGCGCCGTTAGGCTACTTAGTTGCCAAATCAATTCCTCTATTAATGTTGATTCGGGTGTTTCACGGCATTAGCATTGCAGCTTATACTACCGGTAGCAGTGCTCTCGTCGTGGACTTGTCGCCCGTGGAAAAGCGAGGGGAGGTGATTGGCTACATGAGTTTAACCAATCCCATTGGGATGGCAATTGGGCCTGCGATGGGCACCTTTCTCCAAGCCAGAATGGGCTACATGCCTTTGTTTCTGTTCTCGTTTGCGATGGGATTGCTTGGTTTATTCGTGGCGTTCCAGGTTCAAGAACCTCGCCTGATTCAGCCGCCTGGTGGGAAACTGAGCATGGATGCTCCAACTAACGCCTCGTCAGTGAAGCCTGATGACGATCAATTCTGGCAACTCCTCGGCAGTCCTCGTCTGCGGATTCCTACCTTGGTTATGCTGCTGACCGGTTTAGTTTTTGGGGCACTCGGCACCTTTGTGGCGCTGTATATCCGAGAATCCGGGATTGATTTTGATGCGGGATGGTTTTATACTGCCGCTGCCATGTCCAGTTTTTGCAGTCGCTTTTTCACGGGACAGGCGAGCGATCGCTATGGTCGAGGATTATTTATCACAGTAAGCTTAGTATTTTATAGCCTGTCGATGCTGCTACTTTCCCAAGCACAGAGTCCAGTTTCCTTTTTGCTGGCCGGTTTTTTAGAGGGGGTGGCGAGTGGAACCTTGATTCCCAGTATGATTGCCCTGATTTCTGACCGTTCTCAAGCTCATGAACGCGGACGAGTTTTCTCCTTATGCCTGGGTGGACTGGATATGGGAATTGCGATCGCAGGACCAGTTCTGGGTACGTTTGCCCAACAGATAGGCTATCAAGGTATCTTTGCCCTTACCTGCGGTATAGCTTTCCTCGCTCTGCTCATTTTCATTACCCAGAATAGTAAGGATTTACGCCATTCTCTCCGATTTGCTACGGGGCGCGAACGGGATATTTATGCTTTATAGCAGAAGGTAGAAGGTAGATGGCAGATGGTAGATGGCAGATGGCAGATGGCAGATGGGAAAGAATTGACGGGTATTAGTTTGAGTATGTGGCGAGTGTCAAGAGTCGCCTTGGCAACTGACTATAGCTATGTAAGCTGTATTTTGCCGTGAACGACTTCAGCGCCAGCCAAACCAACGCAGGACAGGCACTAGGATGTAATAACTTACTCCCATCCAGAAGGCTAGGATGACGCCCCAGAGACCAAAAAAAGCAACGGTATAAATGAAATTCCCAGAGTGAGAGAATATATCAATCAGCAAGGCCGCAGGTAATACATTGAACCAGACTAAACCCCCAAATAGGGTTCCTGTACCCAAGGCGGCAACGAAGGCGTGAACGAGGTAATGGCTGGGTAATCCCAGTCCTAGTACTAAAGGCAGAACCCCAACCGCCGTCACCAATCCTAGCAAGCGTTCTGGTAATGCAACAGTTCCTGTAGCTTGCCAAATAAACCAACTTATGGTATATCCGACAATGCCGGTAATAGCAGATACGATAAAGCGTCGCTCTTGACCAAAGCCCCCTGCGAGGGTCAACCCCCAGGCAGTAGACCATCCGGCGATCGCAAACATCAGCATTCCTCGCCATTCTGTAATTTGCAGTTGGGGAAAGAAAAGCCACTGTTGGGAGGCGATCCAAGTTGCCAAGCGATCGCCGACGATAGTCCCATTGATCAAAGCAAACCCAAGGGCAGCACCTGTAGTCGCACCAAGTCCCCCTAACACCATCTCCAAGGTAGTGTCCAGACAGGCGAAGACGATGCGAGTGACTACACCAAACACAAAACGCACGAGGCTGATTGTGCCTTGACCGAATGCACTAAGCACACTTTCCGCTATCGCCAGTCCCTGAGCGAGGGTCGTTGTGACCAAATCCGAGAAGGACACGGCGGGTCGTGAAGTGGACGGCCTCCTGATCGGAGCACTCCAATCCAAACGCCGCTGAATTTCAGCCACTGTGGCTGGGCGTTGTTGGGGGTCGAGGCGTACCAGGTCATCGAGTAAGCCAGCCAGGGCAGGGGTTACGACCGCTTGAGAGCGCCAGCGCAACTCTCCCGTTTCCGGGTCTTGTAAATCCTCCAATTCCTGACCTGTGAGTAACTGAATCATGGTTCGACCCAGTGCGTAGAAATCCGCCGTTGGCCCGACGGCTTCCCCTGTAATCTGCTCCGGTGGACTATAACCGGGAGAAACCAAACGTGTCGAAACCTTCTGAGAACCCAGCGACATCGAGCCGAATTGTTTTGCACCCCCAAAATCAATCGTCACCAACTGACCCGTTCCCTCACGCAGCATCAAGTTGGAGGGTTTGATATCCCGGTGAATAATTCCACAACGGTGTAACTCTCCTAAAATCTCCACAGCTTGGCCAATCCAATCCCGCACGACTTGCTCCGAACACCCTTGAGGGTGGTCGTTGAAAACATCCTGCAACGTCTGACCGTTGATTTTTTCCATCACCAGGCAGGAGAGTAATCGCTCTGAGGAATATCCCAGGCTCACCGTAAAATAGCTATCTGGCTCAACTCTGGGGATACCAGGATGCTTCAAACGTTGTAAAACCGATGCCTCTTGCTCGAATAGCTGTAATGCCTTGGGGGCAGTTTCGACTAAAACCTTCAGCACCTGCTCCTTGTTCCGTGCCATATCCCAGATGGTGTAGATGGCAGCAAAACCTCCTGTCCCCAACTTCTGGAGAGGAATGTAGCGATTATTCAACAGCAGAGCAGCTCCACAGCCATTACAAAACTTATTCCCCCAAGGCTGTGGATAGGGGCGGGGACAATCAGGGTTAATACAGTGAACCGCCTGGGCAACAGACTGATGCACAACGACCTAGATACACAGTGCCCCTCGATTCTACACAACCAGGAGGGGGCAATGAAGGTTAAAGGATGAAGTCTGTTAGCGTAGCGCGGCGTTAGCCCCGGATGAAAAAATATTTTCTTTCACGTTGGTGCTGTTCCCCTGCGCCCCCGCTCCCCTGCATGAAAAATAGGTAGAGGTAGTTACAAACTTTTGCCAAGCTGCACTAGTGGGTGCTGAGAACGGTTTGTAGATTCTTCAACAATTCATTTGACGTGTAAGGTTTGGGCAAAAAAGTTTTGACACAACTCCCAACAAGCTCAATCATTTTATGGTTTGATACCAATCCACTGACACCAATAATCTTGACCTGGGGATTCATTTTTTGTAGCACCCGAATGGTTGTTGGCCCATCCATCGACGGCATCATCATATCAATCAAAACCGCCCTGATTTCTTCCTTATGTTCCGTATACAGAGCAAGAGCTTCAATCCCATCACTTGCGACTAAAACTTTGTAGCCATTGGCTTCTAGCAAGGTTTTACTAACCTCACGAATCGATTCTTCGTCATCCACCAAGAGAATTAATTCTCCATGCCCTGCTAATAATTCATGATGATCGGTTTGTATCCCATCAGTTTCCCTGCTTTGTGTAACGGGTAAGTAGACCTTAAACTCTGTTCCTTTCCCGACTTGGCTATCGACATTCACGAAACCACCGTGGCTTTTGATAATGCCGATCGCGGTTGAAAGACCCAGTCCTGTTCCTTTACCCAAATCTTTGGTTGTGAAAAAAGGCTCAAAAATTTTATCAATGATTTCTCTAGAAATACCGCTTCCTGTATCCGTTACTGTAATGACCACATAAGGCCCAACTTTAGCATCCAAATTGATCCGGGCATAACTCTCATCAACCCACAAATTGGCAGCCGAAATCTTCAGAATCCCGCCTTCTGACATGGCGTCACGGGCATTAACGCAGAGGTTCATGAGTACCTGATGCAATTGAGTTGCTTCTCCCCGAATCGTCCAAAGATTTTGCGCGGGTAGATCGGTGTGAATCTCAATCGCTCTGGAAAAGGTTTGTTTGACAATCTGCTCAATTTCTGAAATTAATTTCTCTACCTTTAGAGTGCTGCGCCGACCTTCAAGTCCTCGTGAAAACAATAGGACTTGTCTAACCAAATCTGCCCCCCGTCTAACATTGGTTTCCATGATGGAAAGCCACTCTTGGCTCTGCTCGTCGTGAAGTTTGGTTTCTAACAGTTGAACGGTCATCATAATCGGGGTCAGGGCATTGTTGAGGTCGTGGGCAATGCCACTGGCTAAGGTTCCCAGACTCTCCATGCGCTGAGCTCGGAGAAACTGGGCTTCGAGTTGTTTTTTCTCGGTAACGTCGGTGTTGACGGTGAGGATGGATGTGGGTACCCCCTGTTCATCACAGACTAAAGTCCAGCGTGTCGCCACGACAATTTCCTTCCCTTGTTTGGTGACATGACGTAACTCACCCTGCCAAGAGCCACACTCAGCCAGAAGTTGCGAGGGATTTTCAATATCACATAGTGCTTCCCGATACAAGAGTTTCAGGGCATGTTTGCCGATCGCTTCTTCGGCTGTCCAACCATAAACTTGTTCCGCCCCTTTGTTCCAAAATAGAATTTGGTTATCCAAGTCTTGAACAAGAATCGCATCCGTGGTGATATCAAGCAAGGCGGCTTGTTCACGGATTTTCTGTTCCGAGAGATGGCGCTGTTGGATTTCTTTTTCCAGACGCTGATTTTGTTCTTGGAGGGTTTTCATCAAGTTACGCAGACGCAACTGGAGCTGGACACGCGCTAAAACCTCTTCATGCTGA of the Allocoleopsis franciscana PCC 7113 genome contains:
- a CDS encoding glycosyltransferase family 2 protein encodes the protein MNPSLLPQTTQSPIDSAFNPLPDVSVVVPIYNEVESLPHLIEAIASALSPTALNYELICVDDGSKDGSAELLKQLALTHPHLRAVILRRNYGQTAAMAAGFKHARGRTLVTLDGDLQNDPADIPMLIAKLDEGYDLVTGWRKNRQDAALTRLLPSKIANWLIRQITGVHVQDYGCSLKAYRAELIADMNLYGELHRFLPALAFIEGARITELPVRHHARRHGSSKYGLGRTFRVVLDLFTIYFMKKFLTRPMHVFGLLGIISTMSGIGLGVYLTILKLGFGEDIGNRPLLILAVVLLLTGIQLFCFGLLGELLMRTYHESQGRPIYRVREVVESNVTKYKEGE
- a CDS encoding helix-turn-helix domain-containing protein, with the translated sequence MVKNKDDQSKNKHEQLTLAQLRQRANLTQRKLADILDVTVKTVSAWERGEHEPYLTLIQTKNLVDGLQCSLDELIAATGKQSSIGEDEPRLSFTQTKRLMEILQCSLDQLVAAMEKNPPQEGN
- a CDS encoding Uma2 family endonuclease, with amino-acid sequence MSVTIPIRAIELTPGSMISIHNLSWQDFEQLLAELGEQHNTRLAYYRGTLEIMSPLALHVSEAWPKGIRPHRIIADLVKAILDFQGRDWEDFGSTTLKQPEVAGVEPDTCFYIQNAGRVRGCTDMDLAVYPPPDLAIESDVTSKTTLDAYESLRVPEVWIYRNRQLKIYILQKGDYTESSVSHIFPKLPIIQMIPQLVQKAIDEGTSRMLRELKIQLDE
- a CDS encoding helix-turn-helix domain-containing protein gives rise to the protein MGKAGKALRQVLKTYGISQNQLAIAMGINPTNVSRWVSESRDPSAEAAVEIKRGLQKLDPAAAEEFVMFYMYESGEDEE
- a CDS encoding serine hydrolase, with product MTFFRKDEPLEKLGTEILEATWAEFPGLARHQLALTWIVYDPPVPVNTGGALSAEEFWKHQVRGFSYRGVERIYPASVVKLFYLVAIAEWLESGMTPPSTELDRAMRDMIVDSSNDATSLVVDILSGTTSGPELPNGPFETWKFQRNIVNRYFQSLGWQELESINVNQKTWGDGSYGRERAFLGEMMENRNMLTTEATARLLHSIIGGVAVSSVRSQAMMSLMQRNLNSGNLAPDEENQVTGFLGEALPQDAQLWSKAGWTSQVRHDAAYIEIPSLSPYLLVVFTEGKAHSKNRAILPFISQQVIAAVNQLT
- a CDS encoding C40 family peptidase, producing MTHDSSYQADEYCCLVNLNLYDSPSCQGLATQAAVGRHLQIVSKNSVEEALEVRLCEDGYCAWLPVQEFAGLEQAQTRYRAIALSPEQIQERIPAIIAFTKAAMQQPNYYLWGGTVGPNYDCSGLIQAAFAASGIWLPRDSYQQADFTHEIEFKELRTGDLVFFAKAERVSHVGLHLGDGYYIHSSGQETGRNGIAVDCLSEDGDEIARSYFRQFFKAGRVVASYQNRD
- a CDS encoding P-II family nitrogen regulator; this encodes MPSEAAPVQSAVLLTVIAETVLKDALVQLLKSYSVSGYTVNQVQGEGSHGKRMGDMAGYNTNIEIKAIVSQEVSDAIFLSIKDYPGKQALMAFRQNVEALVN
- a CDS encoding helix-turn-helix domain-containing protein is translated as MGKVGKALKQVLETYGITQNRLAVVMETRRSNVGRWYHEQIDPTGDTIADIVAALRKIEPSAAEEFISLYLGESIENEE
- a CDS encoding MarC family protein: MVDLSILIKTFVAVFVLVDALGNVPILLVLTKGMEPEERHNVVDRAMTIATSVLLAFAFAGQWVLKYLDISMGSLRVAGGLLLLIIALRMLEGEMDTPMVEQGRDVAITPLALPLLAGPGTLTTVMLLMSESPTAHLSVVIGIVAAMLVSWLIVRLAGRIDAWIGPEGALIIIKLLGFLLAALAVEIGSAGIRELFLS